TAAGctgcaaacacaaaatatgGGATTAATGGAGGCAAGATGGGAAAACATAGTTCCATTTATAGCTATGGCATTGATGGAGGCATGTACCATAGCACTCACCATCTTGGCTAAGACCGCATTAACCGGTGGCATGAGCCCTTTTGTGTTCATCGTCTATACCAATGCTCTTGGCTCTCTCCTTCTCCTCCCTTACTCGTTCTTCTTCCATAGAGATGAAAGGTAATAAACGTGCATGATATCTACATGTGTGCGTCTTTCTTAATTTGAGATGTTTTATGATGATATTTATGTCTAAATCGTTTATAGGGACGACGAACCGTTCCTCACGAAGCCTTCCGTTGTTCGTATCTTCCTACTCGGGTTTACAGGGTTAGTTTAAATCTCTATTACTAGTTCTATGTATATCATACATGCAATTAAATGTTATATGTCTCTGTTCTTATTTCTCACATATACTGAACAAAAACGAAATAAATTGAGACCATCTTAGTTTTTTTGTAATGCAATAATTATAATAGAGTTTAGacgttttaattaattattttcttgaacaGGGTGTTTCTGTACCAAAACTTGGCATTTTTGGGGCTAAGTTATAGCTCTCCAATTGTGGTATGTGCCATGGGCTTGCAATCACCTGCTTTCTCCTTTTTGCTCTCTATTGCTCTTGGGTAAACTGATATCTTTCACCTCgaatttaactttttattactctaaattataataaacaattttctttgattttaatatatctGGAATATAAAATAATCAGGGAAGGAGGGTTAGGGTGGGAATGTAAGAGAACAAGAGGAAGAGTGATAGGCACGTTGATATGCTTCACAGGAGCCTTTGTAGAAGTTATTTACTTAGGCCCTTTTATTAgaccttctccttcttcttctccaaactCCAATTTCCTCACTACAATCTCACACTACTTGACTTTCTTCAAGAACTCTGACAATTGGGCTCTCGGCTCACTCTTTCTAGCATGTGCCACACTCTCAATCTCCATCTGGAATATCATACAGGTAACTTAATTAACGTctcaaaattttttaaaaatcttattcaTTGTATTTGAATATACATGTGCGTATGATACGATCAGTTCTTATGTGGTCCATATaagtttctaatattttttctgCTAActatataagtttataatttgtatattcTTTTGTATATCTATACAAGTTTCTAATTTGTATATCTTTTGTTGGTTTTTGGTATATCAGTTGGACACCGTACAGAAATATCCTCAAGTGATGAAAGTAGTGTCTGCCTATAGCTTAGCTGGGACACTACAATGTGCAATCTTCTCAGCGTTCATGGAGCCAGACTTAAGTGCATGGAAACTCGAACTTAACATGGATTTCTATCTTATTATTGCCACGGtacatataaatgattttatatcatATGTACTCCTTGATTTGGGATTCTCtaaagttaatatatatttttatatatagggTATATTTGGGAGCATAATAAGAACAAGTGTTCAAGTGAAGTGTTCAAAAATGAAAGGGCCTTATTATGTGCCATTATTTAAGCCATTTGGGATCCTTTGGGCTTCCATTTTCGGCACAAGCTTCTTTGTCAATAGTCTTCACTATGGAAGGTAAgttacaaattttatataaattacaaaGAAAATCCCCATTACATTATTGATAACGGTTCctattttaatttcaagttTGTCTTTTCAATATAGTATTCGGTTTGGATATTTTGTCTTAGAAGTATCATATAGAAATGCTTCAAAATGAATCAAACATGGTATGTTTGATATTGTTGTGGTTCTAATCCAGATTTTAGCTTAATCTTTTTGtagttttggtttagttttgattttcaggttataatttgattgtttagatttaaaataagtaaaacagttgaattttatttggttttcctATTAATTGTTGATTTTCTGTTTATTATGTTGAACTTCTTGTGAACAGTGTGTTAGGAGCGGCAATAGCAGGAACCGGATATCTATTGATAATGTGGAgtcaagttcaaagagatgtTCAGAAGGATATGGTGGAGGAAAAAGTTAATCATCAGTTGGATTCAGATGATCAGATAACGCCACTTTTGCTCGGAAATGGTGATGTCGATCAAGTTTAATCCAAAAGGATTGTTTGCAGATTAGTTATAATGTGTGTGTATATTAAATATGAAGGGTAAGTAAATcgaaagaataaacaaaaaaaggtATACCGTgaaagaacatatatatattatatattgaactCTTGTTGtagttctttctttatttgcaAGGAATGTATCAAAAAGTCTATAAATTTTAAGGGGATTATGAGTTAtacttttgattattttatttttttggtggcAACCTCGAGTGTGGAGGATTAGTGAATATATGTCAGTAAGCTGAAACCACTTAAAGGTACATCAATTTGGGTCTCACAATAGTCTACTCCGAAAATTGGTTCATGATCTATCCTggttacaaaagaaaataaatcatttaCTAATGAAGGACAGCTTACACATCTTCTTGTATTATTTTGTCTTCCtagaacaatatatatacatatatatagagagagataaATACAGggtattaaaaacaattaattagttCTTAGGAGTATAAACAAATCGTACCAAAAATACTTACACAATCAAACTTAGGAAgttgtgtgttttcttttagTATTTCTGGCCATGATTAACGTTGCTTGAAGTGTCTACTGGTTAAGGAGATTATGATGTTAAGAAAATGTTgtacaataaataaaactttgtatttttttctttggaaaTTGAAGCAACTTGGGCCACCATCGCGTAGAGGAGCAGGCCGCGGTCCACGACCAATGAGACCGCCAATTGGAGAGTGAGATGGACCGATAAATTGTCTGATTTGATCGGTCCATCCATTTgtgaaataaattttttgatcCAGTTTAGTTTGGTTGAACCAGTTTGGTTTAACCTGCTATTTATATGTTCTTAAGGCCAAAAACCTAATTCATTTCCTTTTTTGTTAAGAACACTTtgtaaactttataattttataatttgtaagCATTTTCTTCATAGATTCTTGTGTTTATTGTGATTATCTTTCAATCTACAGTGTTTATTCTAAACTTAACATGTGTTTAGTGATTTATACGCTGATTAGCGAGTAATCACTTGTTAGATTCATGGATAAGGTAAATTAGGCTGATTTAGTAAAGATTTAAGATGATTAGtgcttaatatatataattcttactTAACTGGTGTGTTTTATGCTAGATTAAGATTGATAAATCATGAATCTAGTTCATAGGCTGTTTCATGTCCGGTAGGTGCTCGATTCTGTCTGGACCGTTTcaataaactatttaacccaCGGACATCATTCAGTCTTCTATCAAAACGGAAAATCCCTTATTTTTCCTTCTGGTGGTATTAAAGCACGAGATCACATGATTTTGATATGATCACTTATGCACGAGTGAAATGTTTCAAACCACAACCCATTAGCAACAATTATTTCTAGCCTAAACAAGACCACTTGCTCAGCCCTAATTCTCTTCCAAGAGAAAAAGCCTCTTGAGTGTGGCAGGTCACAGAGACTGCCTTCAAAAAAGGTATATTCTGAGAATTATGTCGGTTCAGCAATACCTGCCAAACATGTTTGTGTTTTAACTTATATGTGTCTCCATAGACAACTTACATACAAGATACATATGTCAATAAAGGTTTTTATACGAGAAACAACTTCACTCTCTAattcattttttcttaaaacaatgCAAGCCCTCCATTCCCATGACCCGTAGGAGCTTCTAAACAGTAGTTGGTATAGATCTCCGACTGAGCTTGCCGGAGAACAAAGTTGTCGGGACTTTTTATCTCTGAGAGGAATATTACGTCAGGAGGAATATGTCTATATATCTCCCTCCATCTTTGAACTGTCAAGAGATTATCCAAATCTTAACAATCCTAATTCGTAATTTTTAAGGAACTAAACTTGGTGGATTCCAAAAATCCACTGTTTTCTTCACTGTTGATGGAATAATTTGACACGTATGCTGTCCACCAGCAGAACTTTCTCCACGTTACATGGGATATTCTGTCCACCCCTTGAGGCTTTAACTTTCTCCTTACTGCAAGGGATGGTGACAGAAGTCACCTTTCTTTTAGGAGATCCATGAACTTGTGcaatctttcttttctttgaacttgatccTTGAAGTCCAACATGAGGCGTGGGTAGTTTCTTCTTTGCTAGAGGTCTGCCCAGACATTTCTTACCAGGGACTATACCCCAATCACTTATTGATGCCATGACAACATTTTCCACAAGTTCTAAGCTTTTATACACATATAATCTGTACTGCTCTCGAGAATGCACCACAGTAAGATGTCTGCTGCTTTGTCCTTCAAATTCCGCAGCAGTCGCTCTTGCATGCAGTATCTTCCATTTCTCCATTTTCTTCAGCAAACCTTACTTTTTCTCTTTCCGCAACGCTCTCCGTTAGATCAGCACATCTTACATACTAGATCATAACTTACCTAAGCTCTTCCTTATCTTAACCAAAGCTCCTTTTAAGTTCTCTTCTTGGATGCGGGATAAAATTCTTGATACTGAGAATTCTGAAACCAGCCTTTTAGGCTCCATAACCTATGTCGCAGTTTCTCGAGTAAATATCCTTGGGCAAGGCTTTTGTCCCTTCTCTCAACTATGTCTTTGCTAAACAGATCCACCAAATGAGCGGCTCTTCTCTCAGTTTCAACCCATCTAGAGGAGTGATTATGATATTAAGATGATTTTCCAGTCAACACTATATGGTCATAAGACCTTGAGACCGAACAATGATACGCATCACCTCTAGTATGTCAATAAGGCTGAGATTCCCATCTTCCATCAAGCCTAGCATCCACACGATCATCATGTTTCCTTATAGGACCACGCCTACTCCCCATACAACCTTTTTCTAGCTCTCCTCGTGAGAGAATCTGACTGTTAGAGTTTCTGGTACCAGCCGTTTTTCTTGAGCCTCCGTTGTAGACTCCCATTTCAAGAGAATGACCATCCACTTTGCAAGGTCTATTATCAAGGACCTTTTGCTAGTCTAGCGGTCCTGGCAGGAAGCGGAGGAAGCATCAGCTTCCGGCcgtttttaaaatagataaattatCGGCCTTCGCTTTTACAAAAGTCTCATTAGTTCAACCGGTAAAAGATGCAGAGTAAGTAAGTTTGCCGTTCATGGATTCGATTTTCTGTAGCTACaatttttttccttgttttcGTAATTAATTCTGGCCCAAAATGTTTTTAAGCTTCCGGCCCAATGGGTTTTTACAAGTTTCAGGGCCGGACCTCTCTCCATCATCTGCAAACTGAAacggaaagcaaccttgaccTAGGTCCACCCTTATTGATGTTGAGCTACACTTCCTGATCAGACATTCCCGGTGAACACAACAGCCAAGGcggtaaaattttataaactttcGACTTTGGATAAAACCCAcgtgaaaaaaaaagtttttaacgTACCTTTTTCCACGCatcaatttctttttataatcCAGTTATTCTGTTAAGACAATTATAGAAAATCTTCACAAACGTATACTGGCTCAGTATGTGTAAAAATTGAGTTACAGCATCAATATCTtcattttctcaaaaaataaagaacatCAATATCTTCATTGTAAATACTCCTTTCCCTCCGTTCTcgaaaataagattttctagattttattcttatttcaaaaagatagattttctatatttttgaaatacttttgtatacttttgagaaacattaattacaaatatttgaattgattataTTTAATTGGTAGAAAGTAATTGGAAAGTGTAAagaaaaataagtaataaattaagctgtaaacatttattatatttttaataagcgtgaaatctctagaaaatcttactttcgggaacgggGTATAAAATTGGGAATatttggcagaagagtattTTGTCCCCATTCCTGACGTTTGCTAACAACTTGAGCATAAAGCAAAGCAGACATAACGAAACAATATCATTGGGGCATGCATAGATAAAAACATCTACGGTtcggaaaacaaagaaagatgATTACACCTCACCTGAACTTTACTTGTCGAATGATTATTCTTACTCAGCTTTGTATTCAAACCACACAAaagttaattattatttttttttgttaaagggtttcacaaaagttaattataatttatatagatacaataaaatatactactaaaacaaattaaatatatagtGATTGATAGTGGATTAATAAAATTCGTGATGAGGATATTCCGGGTCGAATCCAACGACTACCCTAGTTTAGTCTCTGCGTAGCTACCTTTGTAATCAGAGTTTAAAGCATAATTATTTGAAACCACTTCTACTTTactcttatataaaatatgtatttatttatacacACAACAATacaaaaagttattaaaaacaaacaaacaataatacAAAATGTTGGAGTGCATATCTGTTAGGattgataattatatatacaattaataCACATTGTATCATGTCATCAAATTATACATGATCAAAAGTTCAGTGAAGctaaatcaacactaaataaattgttgtattttttttactcAGTCAACTAATGTGACAATGAAAGTAGAATCTATTTTTAAACTTAACTTGGTTGTGGGTTGCGATGTTCAATTAAATCGATGTAGTGAACAAACTTGAATATGAAGTTACAATCGTCAAAGACATTTTTAAGttgagaaacaaattaaaacccTCCCAACACCTTCACATGGCGCACACACACTCTCTAGCCGTTGTATCAGATCATATGTACACACATGTCAACAAATTAATGTGTAAATATTAGctaaatcctcggaatttcaatttGTTCTTTTGTTAAGTACTcctatatatttaattatcccAATATTTTTCACCTACAAGTCCAAGATGCTCTGGAAAGTAGCtggttttgtttgtgtttaACGAAAGTAAGAGATTATTATAATTTACGATGTTGGGTGGATGAAGAACAAAAAGACATATTTTGCGATCCAAAATCTTGATTGCTTGCGTGTTGGTCGCTGTACAAGCGTAAACGTGATTATCCGTATATAGGCAAATCTGAATTTTAACTTTAGTTATTAAtcttttttacgaaaaaattgaagaaaattaattaatgagaTATTAGGTAGGGTCGTGGGGATGTATGTATCTCAGGAGCaccctttttaattttaaatttttcaccaaaaaaaattttaagtttagttttaatttttgttgttcCAATTTTTATTATGATTTGAAGGACAAACTTAATCACTATTCATGAGTCATTCTTTACTATACATTCTTTGTTATTCTAACATCAttactaattaataaaaatatacattctTTGTTATTCTtacatcattttaaaatatactcatTCCGTTCTATTaagatagactttttagaaaaaaaaattgtttgacaaagatgtattttttgtgttttctatgaaaaattgtaaacttcaagaaaattaattgactttattgaattactattggttaaaagttattgaaaattgaaaattacataaaacgatacatttattatggtagtttaatgtgttttcttaatatgtgtgaaaatactaaaaagtctatctttttGAAATGGATGaagtattaattttaatttgttatcttATTAAGtttctaattttaatttcttagtATGTTACACATATTGAAATTGCTCTATGCTCTTATATATAACGGAAACATTTCGGATTTTCACttgcttatttattttttaaagtgtgtatttcataatatatatataaacaactcACAAAATTACCTAGGAATAATTTTTGATGGATAATTCACACACTTTACAAATTGTCTGTTAATAACTCCGATAGATTTTAATCTTCAACcaaaattctaataaaaccccttagtttaataataaaattcattaaccAAACATTTATAACGGAATTAACTCTTCgtgtacttttaaaccataaatagtttataaatttaata
This genomic stretch from Brassica napus cultivar Da-Ae chromosome C9, Da-Ae, whole genome shotgun sequence harbors:
- the LOC106432082 gene encoding WAT1-related protein At1g60050 — its product is MGLMEARWENIVPFIAMALMEACTIALTILAKTALTGGMSPFVFIVYTNALGSLLLLPYSFFFHRDERDDEPFLTKPSVVRIFLLGFTGVFLYQNLAFLGLSYSSPIVVCAMGLQSPAFSFLLSIALGEGGLGWECKRTRGRVIGTLICFTGAFVEVIYLGPFIRPSPSSSPNSNFLTTISHYLTFFKNSDNWALGSLFLACATLSISIWNIIQLDTVQKYPQVMKVVSAYSLAGTLQCAIFSAFMEPDLSAWKLELNMDFYLIIATGIFGSIIRTSVQVKCSKMKGPYYVPLFKPFGILWASIFGTSFFVNSLHYGSVLGAAIAGTGYLLIMWSQVQRDVQKDMVEEKVNHQLDSDDQITPLLLGNGDVDQV